A genome region from Schistocerca americana isolate TAMUIC-IGC-003095 chromosome 1, iqSchAmer2.1, whole genome shotgun sequence includes the following:
- the LOC124549006 gene encoding U3 small nucleolar RNA-interacting protein 2 has product MSFFIRTQSKKQSNKRNKVNGEYSDKKRPRKKESEEIDSDEVSESSKSDVESDIGETAQEKKIRLAKIYLEEIEKRERERAEENDVNKDVITSRLQEEIREKSDKYRRNVASKYKGYLKDDVKVLKCKEHSLSLTCVVVSQDGKAMFTASKDGGIAKWSLPEGNKLKSLKGGKDAPHGSRKPTILCLALSSDEKFLVSGGLNKVINVWSPDTFQLLHSFSKHSGAVTGLAFRKGTHQLFSASDDKTVKIWNLDEMSYIETLFGHQTGITSIDALSADRAVTSGGGDNTIRIWKVVEESQLIFNGHRGSIECVKLITEDHFLSCGTDGDLCLWGSMKKKPLCSISVAHGVSDNSEPNWISSTAAYVNSDLVASGSCNGSVKLWRCGDSYRSLEHLFDILVVGFVNCLAFTPDGSYLIAGVGQEHRLGRWWRNKDAKNSILIIPLLISTE; this is encoded by the coding sequence atgtctttttttataaGAACTCAATCAAAAAAGCAGTCAAATAAACGAAACAAAGTTAATGGTGAATACAGTGACAAGAAACGGCCTCGCAAAAAGGAAAGTGAAGAAATAGACAGTGATGAAGTAAGTGAGAGTAGTAAAAGCGATGTTGAAAGTGACATTGGAGAGACAGCTCAAGAGAAGAAGATACGCCTTGCTAAAATTTaccttgaagaaatcgaaaagaggGAACGCGAACGTGCCGaggaaaatgacgtaaataaggaTGTGATAACAAGTCGTCTTCAGGAAGAGATTAGAGAGAAATCGgataagtacaggaggaatgttGCTAGTAAATACAAAGGATATTTAAAGGACGATGTGAAGGTGCTCAAATGTAAAGAACATAGTTTATCCCTTACTTGTGTTGTCGTCTCTCAAGACGGAAAAGCTATGTTCACGGCCTCTAAAGACGGTGGTATAGCAAAATGGTCACTTCCGGAAGGAAATAAACTGAAATCACTTAAAGGTGGCAAAGATGCGCCTCATGGAAGTCGAAAGCCAACAATTCTGTGCCTTGCTCTCTCGTCGGATGAGAAATTCTTAGTGTCCGGCGGCTTAAACAAAGTTATCAATGTGTGGAGCCCGGATACATTTCAGTTACTTCATTCGTTTTCAAAGCATAGTGGTGCAGTTACTGGACTAGCATTTAGGAAAGGTACGCACCAACTCTTTAGTGCTTCTGACGATAAAACAGTAAAAATATGGAATTTAGATGAAATGTCATATATTGAAACACTTTTTGGTCATCAAACCGGCATTACCAGTATAGATGCGTTGTCTGCTGACAGAGCTGTGACATCTGGTGGCGGAGACAACACTATCAGGATATGGAAAGTTGTTGAAGAATCTCAGCTCATATTTAATGGACATAGGGGATCTATAGAATGTGTGAAACTGATTACAGAAGATCACTTTCTGTCATGTGGAACTGATGGCGATCTTTGTTTGTGGGGAAGTATGAAGAAGAAACCCTTGTGTTCTATTTCTGTGGCACATGGTGTTAGTGATAATTCTGAACCAAACTGGATATCTAGCACAGCTGCCTATGTAAATAGTGATCTTGTTGCATCAGGCTCATGTAATGGTTCAGTGAAATTATGGAGATGTGGTGATTCCTATAGATCACTCGAACATTTGTTTGACATTTTAGTGGTTGGTTTTGTTAACTGTCTGGCCTTCACACCTGATGGTAGTTACCTTATTGCTGGAGTTGGTCAAGAGCACAGACTGGGGCGATGGTGGAGAAACAAAGATGCAAAAAATAGTATTCTTATAATACCACTGTTAATTAGTACAGAATAA